One window from the genome of Malus domestica chromosome 01, GDT2T_hap1 encodes:
- the LOC103406464 gene encoding mediator of RNA polymerase II transcription subunit 31-like isoform X3, translating into MTQPILHPRQTVFTRTQMTAGSDSCSNWSSSSASQIPPTFTLAFCICNVDLAQNRYFEDEAFIGYLKHLQYWQRPEYTRFIMYPHCLFFLEQLQNANFRAAMAHPGNKELAHRQQFYFWKNYRNNRLKHILPRSLPEPVPALPPPAPPQHAVPPVPPVPATTVSVTATAPAPSPMQYAMPPGSAPKVEPRNSGVDRRKRKKDG; encoded by the exons ATGACACAGCCGATACTCCACCCCC GACAAACAGTATTTACAAGGACCCAGATGACGGCCGGCAGCGATTCTTGCTCGAATTGGAGTTCGTCCAGTGCCTCGCAAATCCCACCTACATTCact CTTGCATTTTGTATATGTAATGTAGATTTGGCTCAGAATCGTTACTTTGAGGATGAGGCTTTCATTGGGTACTTGAAACATCTTCAGTATTGGCAGCGTCCCGAGTATACGAGATTTATAAT GTATCCTCATTGCCTGTTTTTTCTTGAGCAACTTCAAAATGCGAACTTTCGCGCTGCAATGGCACATCCCGGAAACAAG gAATTGGCACATAGGCAGCAATTCTACTTCTGGAAGAACTATAGGAACAACCGTTTAAAACATATATTACCGAGATCCCTCCCTGAACCTGTTCCTGCACTTCCACCACCTGCACCACCTCAGCATGCTGTGCCTCCCGTTCCACCTGTGCCGGCTACAACTGTTTCTGTGACAGCAACTGCTCCAGCCCCTTCTCCTATGCAGTATGCTATGCCCCCTGGGTCTGCTCCAAAAGTTGAACCGAGGAATAGTGGGGTTGATCGACGAAAGAGGAA GAAAGACGGTTAA
- the LOC103406464 gene encoding mediator of RNA polymerase II transcription subunit 31-like isoform X1 — translation MTQPILHPRQTVFTRTQMTAGSDSCSNWSSSSASQIPPTFTLAFCICNVDLAQNRYFEDEAFIGYLKHLQYWQRPEYTRFIMYPHCLFFLEQLQNANFRAAMAHPGNKELAHRQQFYFWKNYRNNRLKHILPRSLPEPVPALPPPAPPQHAVPPVPPVPATTVSVTATAPAPSPMQYAMPPGSAPKVEPRNSGVDRRKRKRMVKN, via the exons ATGACACAGCCGATACTCCACCCCC GACAAACAGTATTTACAAGGACCCAGATGACGGCCGGCAGCGATTCTTGCTCGAATTGGAGTTCGTCCAGTGCCTCGCAAATCCCACCTACATTCact CTTGCATTTTGTATATGTAATGTAGATTTGGCTCAGAATCGTTACTTTGAGGATGAGGCTTTCATTGGGTACTTGAAACATCTTCAGTATTGGCAGCGTCCCGAGTATACGAGATTTATAAT GTATCCTCATTGCCTGTTTTTTCTTGAGCAACTTCAAAATGCGAACTTTCGCGCTGCAATGGCACATCCCGGAAACAAG gAATTGGCACATAGGCAGCAATTCTACTTCTGGAAGAACTATAGGAACAACCGTTTAAAACATATATTACCGAGATCCCTCCCTGAACCTGTTCCTGCACTTCCACCACCTGCACCACCTCAGCATGCTGTGCCTCCCGTTCCACCTGTGCCGGCTACAACTGTTTCTGTGACAGCAACTGCTCCAGCCCCTTCTCCTATGCAGTATGCTATGCCCCCTGGGTCTGCTCCAAAAGTTGAACCGAGGAATAGTGGGGTTGATCGACGAAAGAGGAA GAGAATGGTCAAGAACTGA
- the LOC103406464 gene encoding mediator of RNA polymerase II transcription subunit 31-like isoform X2, translated as MASGTESDDTADTPPPTNSIYKDPDDGRQRFLLELEFVQCLANPTYIHYLAQNRYFEDEAFIGYLKHLQYWQRPEYTRFIMYPHCLFFLEQLQNANFRAAMAHPGNKELAHRQQFYFWKNYRNNRLKHILPRSLPEPVPALPPPAPPQHAVPPVPPVPATTVSVTATAPAPSPMQYAMPPGSAPKVEPRNSGVDRRKRKRMVKN; from the exons ATGGCGTCCGGCACAGAGAGTGATGACACAGCCGATACTCCACCCCC GACAAACAGTATTTACAAGGACCCAGATGACGGCCGGCAGCGATTCTTGCTCGAATTGGAGTTCGTCCAGTGCCTCGCAAATCCCACCTACATTCact ATTTGGCTCAGAATCGTTACTTTGAGGATGAGGCTTTCATTGGGTACTTGAAACATCTTCAGTATTGGCAGCGTCCCGAGTATACGAGATTTATAAT GTATCCTCATTGCCTGTTTTTTCTTGAGCAACTTCAAAATGCGAACTTTCGCGCTGCAATGGCACATCCCGGAAACAAG gAATTGGCACATAGGCAGCAATTCTACTTCTGGAAGAACTATAGGAACAACCGTTTAAAACATATATTACCGAGATCCCTCCCTGAACCTGTTCCTGCACTTCCACCACCTGCACCACCTCAGCATGCTGTGCCTCCCGTTCCACCTGTGCCGGCTACAACTGTTTCTGTGACAGCAACTGCTCCAGCCCCTTCTCCTATGCAGTATGCTATGCCCCCTGGGTCTGCTCCAAAAGTTGAACCGAGGAATAGTGGGGTTGATCGACGAAAGAGGAA GAGAATGGTCAAGAACTGA
- the LOC103438445 gene encoding glutamate dehydrogenase 2: MNALAATSRNFKNAARILGLDAKIEKSLLIPFREIKVECTIPKDDGSLVSYVGFRVQHDNARGPMKGGIRYHPEVDPDEVNALAQLMTWKTAVADIPYGGAKGGIGCTPRDLSMSELERLTRVFTQKIHDLIGIHTDVPAPDMGTNAQTMAWILDEYSKFHGHSPAVVTGKPIDLGGSLGREAATGRGVVFGTEALLAEYGKSCKGLTFVIQGFGNVGSWAAKLIHEKGGKVIAVSDITGAVKNPNGLDIIELVKHKESTGSLLNFSGGDNMDPNEILIHECDVLIPSALGGVLNRENASSVRAKFIVEAANHPTDPEADEILSKKGVIILPDIYANAGGVTVSYFEWVQNIQGFMWEEEKVNNELQRYMTRAFHNIKSMCKTYDCNLRMGAFTLGVNRVARATNLRGWEA, translated from the exons ATGAACGCCCTCGCAGCAACAAGCCGCAATTTCAAAAACGCCGCGCGTATTCTGGGACTCGATGCTAAAATTGAGAAGAGTCTCTTGATCCCCTTCAGAGAGATCAAG gTGGAGTGCACAATTCCTAAGGACGATGGAAGCTTGGTGTCGTACGTTGGATTCAGAGTGCAACATGATAATGCACGTGGACCAATGAAGGGAGGGATCAGATATCATCCTGAG GTTGATCCGGATGAAGTGAATGCCCTGGCTCAGCTGATGACCTGGAAGACTGCTGTGGCAGACATTCCATATGGTGGAGCCAAGGGTGGAATTGGATGCACCCCAAGGGACTTAAGTATGAGCGAGTTGGAGCGTCTGACTCGCGTCTTCACTCAGAAAATCCATGATCTCATTGGAATTCATACTGATGTTCCCGCACCCGATATGGGCACCAATGCTCAGACCATGGCATGGATTTTGGATGAGTACTCCAAATTTCATGGTCACTCACCAGCTGTTGTCACTGGAAAGCCCATA GATCTTGGGGGATCACTAGGTAGGGAGGCTGCAACTGGACGCGGTGTTGTTTTTGGAACAGAAGCTTTACTTGCAGAATATGGGAAGTCATGCAAGGGCTTGACTTTTGTTATTCAG GGTTTCGGAAACGTGGGATCCTGGGCAGCAAAGCTTATACATGAGAAAGGTGGTAAGGTCATTGCTGTGAGTGACATTACTGGTGCAGTTAAGAACCCGAATGGACTTGATATCATTGAGTTGGTTAAGCACAAGGAAAGCACTGGGAGTTTGTTAAATTTCAGTGGCGGAGATAACATGGACCCTAATGAGATACTTATACACGAATGTGATGTTCTCATCCCTTCTGCTTTAGGTGGAGTTTTGAACAG GGAAAATGCTTCATCTGTGAGAGCAAAATTCATCGTTGAGGCAGCAAATCACCCTACCGATCCAGAAGCTGATGAG ATATTATCCAAGAAAGGAGTTATAATACTCCCCGACATATATGCAAATGCTGGTGGTGTGACTGTTAGCTACTTTGAGTGGGTTCAG AACATTCAAGGGTTTATGTGGGAGGAAGAGAAAGTGAATAACGAGCTTCAGAGGTACATGACTCGGGCATTTCATAACATCAAGAGCATGTGCAAGACCTATGATTGTAATCTCAGAATGGGTGCCTTCACATTGGGTGTAAACCGGGTTGCGCGCGCCACCAACTTAAGGGGTTGGGAAGCATAA
- the LOC103406464 gene encoding mediator of RNA polymerase II transcription subunit 31-like isoform X4 → MASGTESDDTADTPPPTNSIYKDPDDGRQRFLLELEFVQCLANPTYIHYLAQNRYFEDEAFIGYLKHLQYWQRPEYTRFIMYPHCLFFLEQLQNANFRAAMAHPGNKELAHRQQFYFWKNYRNNRLKHILPRSLPEPVPALPPPAPPQHAVPPVPPVPATTVSVTATAPAPSPMQYAMPPGSAPKVEPRNSGVDRRKRKKDG, encoded by the exons ATGGCGTCCGGCACAGAGAGTGATGACACAGCCGATACTCCACCCCC GACAAACAGTATTTACAAGGACCCAGATGACGGCCGGCAGCGATTCTTGCTCGAATTGGAGTTCGTCCAGTGCCTCGCAAATCCCACCTACATTCact ATTTGGCTCAGAATCGTTACTTTGAGGATGAGGCTTTCATTGGGTACTTGAAACATCTTCAGTATTGGCAGCGTCCCGAGTATACGAGATTTATAAT GTATCCTCATTGCCTGTTTTTTCTTGAGCAACTTCAAAATGCGAACTTTCGCGCTGCAATGGCACATCCCGGAAACAAG gAATTGGCACATAGGCAGCAATTCTACTTCTGGAAGAACTATAGGAACAACCGTTTAAAACATATATTACCGAGATCCCTCCCTGAACCTGTTCCTGCACTTCCACCACCTGCACCACCTCAGCATGCTGTGCCTCCCGTTCCACCTGTGCCGGCTACAACTGTTTCTGTGACAGCAACTGCTCCAGCCCCTTCTCCTATGCAGTATGCTATGCCCCCTGGGTCTGCTCCAAAAGTTGAACCGAGGAATAGTGGGGTTGATCGACGAAAGAGGAA GAAAGACGGTTAA
- the LOC103438435 gene encoding light-harvesting complex-like protein 3 isotype 1, chloroplastic: MASIAISASLQTVCSSHQVTKQPQSKPGARSLGTKEATHVVALNVVANSLNVSAQEESALRVEKHKAEDAADSKSEDGLGGAELSVLKFRDERWKNGTWDLNMFSKNGKMDWDGMILAEAKRRKFLELHPEASTNDDPVVFRSSIIPWWAWMMRSYLPEAELINGRAAMVGFFMAYVVDALTGIGVVGQTGNFICKAGFFVTVTAIILIRRTQDLGNLRKLADEATVE, translated from the exons ATGGCTTCAATTGCCATTTCTGCTTCACTGCAAACAGTTTGCAGCTCACATCAAGTCACAAAACAGCCCCAATCGAAACCAGGAGCTCGCTCTTTGGGGACAAAAGAAGCAACGCATGTTGTTGCTCTGAATGTGGTAGCAAATAGTTTGAACGTATCTGCACAAGAGGAATCTGCTTTACGCGTCGAAAAACACAAGGCAGAGGATGCTGCTGACTCCAAATCAGAGGATGGTCTCGGGGGCGCAGAGTTGTCTGTCTTGAAATTCAGGGACGAAAGGTGGAAGAATGGGACATGGGATCTGAATATGTTTTCCAAAAATGGCAAGATGGATTGGGATGGCATGATTCTAGCAG AAGCTAAAAGGAGGAAGTTCCTTGAGCTTCACCCGGAAGCATCTACGAACGATGACCCGGTAGTGTTTAGGAGCTCCATCATACCATGGTGGGCATGGATGATGAGATCTTATCTCCCGGAGGCTGAGCTGATCAACG GTCGAGCGGCAATGGTGGGATTCTTCATGGCATATGTTGTAGATGCCTTGACGGGGATTGGGGTTGTCGGGCAAACAGGAAACTTCATCTGCAAGGCAGGGTTTTTCGTGACAGTCACTGCTATAATACTCATTAGGCGAACACAAGATCTCGGAAACCTTAGGAAGCTCGCCGATGAAGCTACTGTTGAAtaa